Below is a window of Streptomyces sp. ITFR-16 DNA.
CTGCTCCTCGCCCGTGCGCAGATGGGCGACCGGCGCCTCGATGCGGGGGATGATGTCGCCCGCCTTGTAGACCATCACATGGTCGCCGATCCGCAGATCGCGCCGCGTGATGTCGGCCGGGTTGTGCAGCGTGGCGTAGCCGACCGTAGATCCGTCGATCTCGACCGGCTCCAGCACCGCGCGCGGCGCGATGATGCCCGTACGGCCCACGTTCCACTCGACGCCCAGGAGGCGGGTGACCTTCTCGACGGCGGGCAGCTTGTAGGCGATGGCCCAGCGCGGCGCCCGGGTGCCGGAACCGGCCTCGCGCTGATCGGCGGCGAGGTCCGCCTTGATCACGATGCCGTCGATGCCGAAGGGCAACGCGGCCCGGAGCGCGGCCACTTCCTCCACGCGGGCCTGGACCTCCTCGACGGTCGCGACGGTGCGCGGCGCCACCTCCGTGTCCGCCGCCGTGTGCACCCCGAGGCCCGCCACATGGGCGAGGGTCTCGCTGTGGGGCAGCTCGGCCAGCGTGGCGGTCAGCTCGCCGGAGTCGGGCAGCGGCAGGGCGCCGTACGCGAAGAACGTCATCTCCACCGTGTAGGCACGGTCCTTGGCGCGCAGGGTGCCCGCCGCGCCGTTGCGCGCGTTGGCGAAGGGGGCGCCGCCGTGCTCGGTGCGGACCGCGTTGGCATGCTCGAACTGCTCGGTCGTCATGAGGATCTCGCCGCGTATCTCGATCGTCACCGCTTCCGCGAGCTGCCGGGGAAGCCCGGCGACGGTGCCGATCGCATGCGACACGTCCTCGCCCGCGGTGCCGTCGCCCCGGGTGATCAGCCGCTCCAGCCGGCCCGCGCGGTACCGGGCGGCGACCGCCAGGCCGTCGAGCTTCGGCTCGACGCTCCACGCGGTGACGGGCCGCCCTATCCGGCGCTCCAGCGAAACGGTCCAGGTGGCGAACTGCTCGGCGGAGAAGACGTTGTCCAGGGAGAGCATCGGCACGGTGTGCGGCACATCCCCGACTGCCGCGCCGCCGGCCACCTTGCCGGTCGGCGAGTCGGCCAGCACCTCCTTCGGGTGGTCCTGTTCGTACGCGGCGATCCCGCGCGCCAGCCGGTCGTAGGCGTCGTCGTCGAGCGTGCTCTCGCCCGTGGCGTAGTACGCGGCGGCGGCCTGCGACGCTTCTTCGACCGCGGCGGCGTAGGCGGCGGTATCGGCGAGCACAACAGCTGAGTTCGTCATGACCCCCATCCTGCCGTCCACCACTGACAACGCCCCGGTCAGAGCCTTCGGGCGCCGCTCCGCGACGCCTTCGGCCCGCCCCGCGCCCCCTATGGGACGGCATCCGCGGATACCTCACGTGAGAGAGCGCTCTCCCGCGATCAGGGGTCCCCAACTACGTTCAACCCGCAGGGAATTGCAGGTCTGCACCCTCTATCGACATGTC
It encodes the following:
- the ligA gene encoding NAD-dependent DNA ligase LigA, with protein sequence MGVMTNSAVVLADTAAYAAAVEEASQAAAAYYATGESTLDDDAYDRLARGIAAYEQDHPKEVLADSPTGKVAGGAAVGDVPHTVPMLSLDNVFSAEQFATWTVSLERRIGRPVTAWSVEPKLDGLAVAARYRAGRLERLITRGDGTAGEDVSHAIGTVAGLPRQLAEAVTIEIRGEILMTTEQFEHANAVRTEHGGAPFANARNGAAGTLRAKDRAYTVEMTFFAYGALPLPDSGELTATLAELPHSETLAHVAGLGVHTAADTEVAPRTVATVEEVQARVEEVAALRAALPFGIDGIVIKADLAADQREAGSGTRAPRWAIAYKLPAVEKVTRLLGVEWNVGRTGIIAPRAVLEPVEIDGSTVGYATLHNPADITRRDLRIGDHVMVYKAGDIIPRIEAPVAHLRTGEEQPVVFPEACPQCGSEIDTSEQRWRCVRGRDCRLVASVSYAAGRDQLDIEGLGTTRVVQLVDAGLVADFADLFTLEREQLLALERMGETSTDNLLAAIDAARAQPLSRVFCALGVRGTGRSMSRRIARYFAEMDRIRAADVESLQRVDGIGKEKAAGVVAELVELAPLIEKLVAAGLTMTEPGATPPPEPGEEGDGDAADGADADGRPLTGMTVVVTGAMTGALEKLSRNQMNELIERAGGKSSSSVSKRTTLLVAGEKAGSKRTKAEELGVRIADPAEFAALIAEFLPVEV